ATTACTTGGAGATGACATTGTTGAAGCTGAAACTCCTGGATTAAAGCAGTTGATTAATCAATATTACAATACATACTCATCAGTGATTGGTGTTCAAACTGTACCAGAAGAAGAAACGTATCGATATGGGATTGTGGAACTAATTACGCAGGAAGGTAGAAGATATGAAGTAAAAAACTTCGTTGAAAAACCAGCGCCTGGTACAGCGCCTTCTAATTTGGCGATTATGGGTCGTTATGTTTTTACACCCGAAATTTTTATGTACTTAGGAGAAAAATCTATCGGTGCAGGTGGAGAAATTCAATTAACTGATGCAATTCAAAAATTAAATTCTATTCAACGTGTGTTTGCATATGACTTTGAAGGAAAACGTCATGATGTTGGGGAGAAATTAGGATTTATTAAAACAACAATCGAGTTTGCCTTACAGCATGAGGATTTAAAGGAAGACTTATTGAAATTTATGGATGAAATTTTAAGAAAAGAACCGATTTTAGTTTAAGAGAAATAAATTAAAGTAATGTGAGTAATTTAGTTGATTTTTTGGAATTGAGTGAGGGGGATATATAATGTCATATCAAAAAAGAATTTCACTTTTAGCATTTCTCGATTCTATTATCGTTCTTACCTCTGTTTATTTAAGTTATTGGTTTTTATATCCCAACATTATGGATAATTTCCCACCTTTTTTAATTATAGGTTCTGCTACTATTTTAATTTGTCATCATATTTTTGCATTCTATTATAAGCTCTACAAGAAAGCGTGGGAATACTCAAGTGTTGGAGAACTATTCCATATTTTTAAAGCAGTATCGTTATCAATTATGATTACTGCAATTGTTCAGTTAGTTTCTACAAATGGAATTTATATACGTGTCTTAATGATAACTTGGATGCTTCATATATTACTAATCGGGGGTTCTCGTTTTGTTTGGCGAATGTTCAGGGATTCATTTATTGCTAAGTCTACAAACCAAAAGAGAACTTTAATTATTGGGGCTGGAAAAGCAGGGACTATGGTAGTGCGTCAGTTACTTAGAAGTAGTGATACAGAACTTTGTCCTGTGGCATTTATTGATGATGATCCAGCAAAGTTTAAATTAGAAATAATGAATATTCCAGTCGTGGGTAAAACAAATGAAATCAAAAAAGTTGTTGAAGATTATAATATCGAAACAATCATAATTGCTATTCCGTCTTTAAATAAAAAAGGAATTAATTCTATTTTTAAAGAGTGCAGTAAAACTAGGGCTAAAACTCAAATTGTTCCAATGTTAGAGGATATATTACAGGGGAAAGTTGCAGTAAACGAATTTAGA
This genomic interval from Gottfriedia acidiceleris contains the following:
- the galU gene encoding UTP--glucose-1-phosphate uridylyltransferase GalU translates to MKKVRKAIIPAAGLGTRFLPATKAMPKEMLPIVDKPTIQYIVEEAIESGIEDIIIVTGKGKRAIEDHFDYSFELEHNLLEKEKYALLEQVKAPSNIDIHYIRQKEPKGLGHAVWCARNFIGNEPFAVLLGDDIVEAETPGLKQLINQYYNTYSSVIGVQTVPEEETYRYGIVELITQEGRRYEVKNFVEKPAPGTAPSNLAIMGRYVFTPEIFMYLGEKSIGAGGEIQLTDAIQKLNSIQRVFAYDFEGKRHDVGEKLGFIKTTIEFALQHEDLKEDLLKFMDEILRKEPILV